In the Halodesulfovibrio sp. MK-HDV genome, one interval contains:
- the ung gene encoding uracil-DNA glycosylase: protein MIPQDWCEAVPYFNEGRHERILQKVAALRETTTVFPAEENVFSALQAVPFEDVRVVILGQDPYHGAGQAHGLSFSVPEGAKFPPSLRNIFKEIDAEFHDGTKRDVSTNLTRWAEQGVLLLNATLTVQEGKAASHAKLGWNAVTDDIIKAISRKRKNVVFLLWGKHAQDKRPLIADNNHCVLEAVHPSPLSASRGFFGCNHFILTNNWLREHRQSEIDW from the coding sequence ATGATTCCGCAAGATTGGTGTGAAGCTGTACCGTATTTTAATGAGGGCAGGCATGAACGTATTTTGCAAAAAGTGGCAGCACTAAGAGAAACAACCACAGTGTTTCCCGCAGAAGAGAATGTCTTTTCCGCGTTACAAGCTGTGCCGTTTGAGGACGTGCGTGTGGTAATCCTCGGACAGGACCCGTATCACGGTGCAGGGCAAGCGCATGGTCTGTCTTTCTCCGTGCCCGAAGGTGCCAAGTTTCCACCGTCGCTCCGCAATATCTTTAAAGAGATCGACGCAGAATTTCACGACGGAACAAAACGTGACGTTTCAACAAACCTCACACGCTGGGCAGAACAAGGCGTTCTTCTTTTAAACGCGACCCTGACAGTTCAGGAAGGCAAAGCCGCATCACACGCCAAGCTCGGTTGGAACGCTGTGACAGACGACATTATCAAAGCCATAAGTCGCAAACGCAAAAATGTAGTGTTCCTCCTTTGGGGGAAGCATGCACAAGATAAAAGACCGCTCATTGCAGACAACAATCACTGCGTCCTCGAAGCCGTGCACCCGTCGCCGCTTTCAGCATCACGTGGATTCTTTGGCTGCAATCATTTTATTCTTACAAACAACTGGCTCCGCGAGCACCGTCAGTCTGAAATCGACTGGTAG
- a CDS encoding HD domain-containing protein, with product MRSPSDSQHKQCAFRAALPFHRFPVNPKWHIPTDAECTALWDKYKMPEHIRAHSEQVANVATTLAELGVERGQDVSVESITSSALLHDIAKVYTIEFGGDHAWIGGSIVLSETGNPYVAQGVLHHVHWDWPVDSELCFLPLAIIYADKRVMHDSVVSLDERFDDLVVRYGKTDRIIANIMKAKVLAQQIEQAFSEQLGISLHEHSFNSGRLV from the coding sequence ATGCGGTCACCGTCAGATTCTCAACATAAGCAGTGCGCTTTTCGTGCAGCTCTTCCTTTTCATCGTTTTCCTGTGAATCCGAAGTGGCATATTCCAACTGATGCAGAGTGCACAGCACTGTGGGACAAATATAAGATGCCCGAGCATATTCGGGCGCATAGCGAACAAGTGGCGAATGTGGCGACCACCTTGGCAGAACTGGGCGTGGAGCGTGGACAGGATGTCTCTGTAGAAAGCATCACGTCGAGCGCGCTTTTGCATGACATCGCAAAAGTGTACACCATAGAATTTGGTGGCGATCATGCCTGGATTGGTGGTTCAATAGTTTTGTCTGAAACGGGAAACCCTTACGTTGCTCAAGGCGTTTTACATCACGTGCATTGGGATTGGCCTGTTGATTCTGAATTGTGTTTTTTGCCTTTGGCGATTATCTACGCAGATAAACGGGTGATGCACGATAGCGTGGTATCGCTTGATGAACGCTTTGACGATCTTGTTGTTCGATATGGAAAAACAGACAGGATTATTGCAAATATAATGAAGGCAAAGGTGCTTGCACAACAAATTGAGCAGGCCTTTTCCGAACAGTTAGGAATTTCGTTACATGAACATTCTTTTAATAGCGGGCGGTTGGTCTAG
- a CDS encoding 3-deoxy-D-manno-octulosonic acid transferase, whose amino-acid sequence MSLGFSHNMMLAVYGTVWRIARPVLDRNKRLKNGLAQRLVPYGWSKRAHVWVQAASGGEAYLAWQMLREMPDDQQMTILLTSCTKQGIEVLEKAREWAEKEKSYLDVIVNYFPYDQPHVMERAVEMVAPKAMVLLETELWPGLLTACVVRDIPVAVFNGRMNPRSLAGYLATAGFWQRIRPTMIHAISDKDARRYAALFGEQGVYTMNNIKFDSVSVENAAGKNPLVGKVIKKNTPLVVLGSVREEEESDILDLVIRLKKARPKTSIALFPRHMERVGLWEMMLNGAELPIVLRSQITEPPAPGTVILWDTFGELGFAYQLARAVFVGGSLAPLGGQNFLEPLAFGKMPVIGSSYHNFQWAEGIIDEKLVYSVDDVDGVFDQIMRILKRAAKPETVQKRFSTWLKDHQGGTKQVLNALWLMVKREV is encoded by the coding sequence ATGAGCCTTGGATTCTCGCACAACATGATGCTTGCAGTCTATGGAACTGTATGGCGTATTGCCCGCCCCGTTCTTGATCGCAATAAACGTTTGAAAAATGGACTGGCTCAGCGACTTGTACCGTATGGCTGGTCAAAGCGAGCACATGTTTGGGTTCAGGCAGCCTCTGGTGGCGAGGCGTATCTTGCATGGCAAATGCTACGCGAGATGCCGGATGATCAGCAGATGACCATCTTACTTACCTCCTGCACTAAGCAGGGCATAGAAGTTTTGGAAAAAGCTAGAGAGTGGGCAGAGAAAGAAAAAAGCTATCTTGATGTCATTGTAAACTACTTCCCGTACGACCAGCCTCATGTAATGGAGCGTGCTGTGGAAATGGTGGCACCGAAGGCAATGGTTTTGCTCGAAACAGAACTGTGGCCGGGGCTTCTGACAGCCTGCGTTGTACGTGATATTCCAGTGGCGGTCTTTAATGGCCGTATGAATCCGCGCTCGTTGGCTGGATATCTAGCTACTGCCGGATTCTGGCAGCGTATTCGACCGACAATGATCCACGCCATTTCCGATAAAGATGCTCGCAGATATGCAGCACTTTTTGGAGAGCAGGGCGTGTACACTATGAATAACATTAAGTTTGATAGTGTTTCGGTTGAGAACGCGGCAGGCAAAAATCCGCTTGTAGGCAAAGTGATTAAGAAGAATACGCCGCTTGTTGTTCTCGGCTCTGTTCGGGAAGAAGAAGAGTCAGACATCCTTGATTTGGTAATTCGCCTTAAAAAAGCACGACCAAAAACAAGCATTGCATTGTTTCCAAGGCATATGGAACGGGTTGGATTGTGGGAGATGATGTTGAACGGAGCTGAGCTGCCTATAGTTCTTCGATCACAGATCACAGAACCACCTGCACCGGGGACTGTCATTTTATGGGACACCTTTGGTGAGCTTGGTTTTGCATACCAGCTTGCTCGCGCAGTCTTTGTCGGCGGCAGCCTTGCTCCTTTGGGTGGTCAGAATTTTCTTGAGCCGCTTGCGTTTGGTAAAATGCCGGTTATCGGCTCCAGCTATCACAACTTCCAATGGGCAGAAGGCATTATCGACGAAAAGTTGGTGTACTCTGTGGATGATGTTGACGGCGTCTTTGATCAGATCATGCGTATTCTTAAACGAGCCGCAAAGCCTGAAACCGTGCAGAAACGCTTTTCCACATGGTTGAAAGATCATCAGGGTGGTACAAAGCAGGTGCTTAACGCACTTTGGCTGATGGTGAAGCGCGAAGTATAA
- a CDS encoding D-alanine--D-alanine ligase, whose amino-acid sequence MNILLIAGGWSSEREVSLNGAKGIHEALLRLGHTVTFFDPQLSLDGLLTAARGHDFAFINLHGSPGEDGMVQALLESVACPFQGSRATGSFIALNKSVSKQVFLDNGLPTPEWEFLAKRPSKDWRPKFSYPLFIKSNTGGSSLGLSRVASAEELPDSLDSLFATESQVIVEPLIEGVEVTCGVLGDSALPPVLIEPADGSVFFDYEAKYRPGGAREICPAPLPDTITAQVKHFALKAHKVLGLCGYSRADFIYSPDGSLHLLEVNTLPGMTSTSLLPQEAAAIGLSFDDLIARLIELGFDESK is encoded by the coding sequence ATGAACATTCTTTTAATAGCGGGCGGTTGGTCTAGCGAACGAGAAGTTTCGCTGAACGGTGCAAAAGGCATCCATGAGGCGCTTTTGCGTCTTGGGCATACCGTTACATTTTTTGATCCCCAGTTATCTCTGGACGGCTTACTTACTGCCGCACGGGGACATGACTTTGCTTTTATCAACCTGCATGGTTCTCCAGGTGAGGACGGCATGGTACAGGCGCTGTTGGAATCCGTTGCTTGTCCGTTTCAGGGCAGCCGCGCCACAGGGTCTTTTATCGCACTGAACAAGTCAGTTTCCAAACAGGTTTTTCTTGATAACGGTCTGCCGACTCCTGAATGGGAGTTTCTGGCGAAGCGTCCTTCAAAAGATTGGCGTCCTAAATTCTCGTATCCGTTATTTATCAAGTCAAACACCGGTGGTTCCAGTTTAGGGCTTTCCCGTGTTGCAAGTGCAGAAGAGCTTCCAGATTCTTTGGACTCTCTGTTTGCTACTGAAAGTCAGGTAATTGTAGAGCCTCTGATTGAAGGTGTCGAAGTTACCTGTGGTGTTCTGGGTGACTCTGCACTTCCGCCAGTTCTTATAGAACCGGCTGACGGCTCTGTATTTTTTGACTACGAAGCAAAATACCGCCCGGGCGGAGCTCGTGAAATTTGTCCGGCTCCATTGCCGGATACCATTACCGCACAGGTTAAACATTTTGCGCTTAAAGCTCACAAGGTTCTTGGCCTGTGTGGATATAGCCGCGCCGACTTTATTTACTCACCAGACGGCAGTTTGCATTTGTTGGAAGTGAACACCCTGCCGGGTATGACTTCCACAAGTCTTCTTCCTCAGGAAGCAGCTGCAATCGGGCTTTCTTTTGATGACCTTATCGCAAGGTTGATTGAATTGGGCTTCGACGAAAGTAAATAG
- the hypE gene encoding hydrogenase expression/formation protein HypE, with protein MSESTLLLDHGSGGMASNRLIGDLFFKHFGNPILNEMNDAALLNITGPITMSTDSYTVDPIFFSGGSIGTLAVHGTVNDVAMLGAKPRYLSCGFILEEGLDMSTLEKIVIEMAEAAKEADVLIVTGDTKVVPRGCVDKIFINTTGIGELILPEATSGAHAKPGDAILVSGTMGDHGLTVLSNREGLNFATDVKSDSAPLNHIVAALINEIGDIHVLRDPTRGGLATTLNEIAGQSNVTMNIVESQVPVRESVRNGCSFLGLDPFYLANEGKLICILPQEKAEAALTLMRSLKYGEEAVQVGTVLDPENAPGKPGQVVLETPLGGHRLLNMLEGEQLPRIC; from the coding sequence ATGAGCGAATCTACACTTCTTCTCGATCACGGAAGCGGGGGCATGGCCTCCAACCGCCTCATTGGCGACCTTTTTTTCAAGCATTTTGGCAACCCGATTCTTAATGAGATGAACGACGCTGCTCTGCTGAACATCACCGGCCCCATCACCATGAGTACCGACAGCTACACTGTCGATCCGATTTTTTTCTCCGGCGGCAGCATCGGCACCCTCGCAGTGCACGGCACCGTTAACGACGTAGCAATGCTCGGCGCTAAACCACGATACCTTTCCTGCGGCTTCATCCTTGAAGAAGGGCTCGACATGAGCACGCTGGAAAAAATCGTTATCGAAATGGCAGAAGCCGCTAAAGAAGCCGATGTACTCATCGTCACCGGCGACACAAAAGTTGTACCGCGTGGCTGCGTCGACAAAATTTTCATCAACACCACCGGTATCGGTGAACTCATTCTTCCAGAAGCAACCTCCGGCGCACATGCCAAACCAGGCGACGCTATCCTCGTTTCAGGAACCATGGGTGACCACGGTCTCACAGTCCTCTCCAACCGTGAAGGGCTCAACTTTGCTACCGATGTAAAGAGCGACTCCGCGCCGCTCAACCACATCGTCGCTGCACTCATCAACGAAATTGGTGACATCCACGTTCTCCGCGACCCGACTCGTGGTGGACTGGCAACTACCCTCAACGAAATCGCAGGGCAGTCTAACGTCACCATGAATATCGTAGAAAGCCAAGTGCCCGTTCGTGAATCCGTTCGCAACGGTTGCTCCTTCCTCGGTCTTGATCCGTTCTATCTCGCAAACGAAGGCAAGCTCATCTGCATTCTTCCTCAAGAAAAAGCAGAAGCAGCGTTAACCCTCATGCGATCATTGAAATATGGTGAAGAGGCTGTGCAAGTAGGCACTGTGCTTGATCCAGAAAATGCACCAGGCAAACCCGGACAGGTCGTTCTCGAAACACCTCTCGGTGGACACCGACTGCTCAACATGCTTGAAGGTGAACAGCTTCCGCGTATTTGCTAA
- the hypD gene encoding hydrogenase formation protein HypD codes for MNVSDSFKDPELCKKLLEQLHNELDAPLRFMEVCGTHTVAIFQSGLRPLLPKEIVHLSGPGCPVCVTHESEVAAFLDLAGKDGVILATFGDLMRVPGPKGRNLKLAQAEGARIEIVYSPLDALKLAQNNPNDTVVFLGVGFETTAPTIAASIMMAKQQNIKNFKVLSFHKMVPPALKVLLEDPECAVDAFLLPGHVSTILGMEPYHFVAETYNTPGVITGFDPVDILQSLLIMVEQRKTGKASIVNQYKRAVSDSGNAKAREIMFSVFDVAEAQWRGVGTIPDSGLIFKDEYEEFDALKALNITLRDVPQTPGCKCGEVLKGKMQPNECPLFAKACTPAKPVGPCMVSTEGSCAAYFKYQVTA; via the coding sequence ATGAATGTATCTGATTCCTTTAAAGATCCAGAATTATGCAAAAAACTTCTGGAGCAGCTTCATAATGAGCTTGATGCTCCTCTTCGTTTTATGGAAGTCTGCGGCACGCATACTGTAGCTATTTTTCAAAGCGGACTGCGACCATTATTGCCTAAAGAAATCGTCCACCTTTCCGGCCCCGGCTGTCCTGTATGTGTAACACACGAAAGTGAAGTTGCGGCATTCCTCGACCTTGCGGGAAAAGATGGTGTTATTCTAGCCACCTTCGGCGATCTCATGCGCGTACCAGGTCCAAAAGGGCGTAACCTGAAGCTCGCACAAGCAGAGGGCGCACGCATCGAAATCGTCTACTCTCCGCTGGACGCACTCAAACTTGCTCAAAACAACCCGAACGACACCGTCGTATTCCTCGGAGTTGGTTTCGAGACCACAGCACCTACTATTGCTGCTTCCATCATGATGGCAAAACAGCAAAATATTAAAAATTTCAAGGTACTCTCATTCCATAAAATGGTTCCGCCAGCACTCAAGGTTCTGCTCGAAGATCCAGAATGTGCAGTCGATGCATTCCTCTTACCGGGGCATGTATCAACAATTCTCGGCATGGAACCATATCACTTTGTAGCTGAAACCTACAATACACCGGGTGTCATCACCGGATTTGATCCTGTAGATATTCTTCAATCTCTACTCATTATGGTAGAACAGCGCAAAACTGGTAAAGCATCTATTGTTAACCAATACAAGCGCGCAGTATCAGATTCCGGCAATGCCAAAGCACGCGAAATCATGTTCTCTGTATTTGATGTTGCAGAAGCACAATGGCGCGGCGTTGGCACAATCCCAGACAGTGGTCTTATCTTTAAAGACGAGTACGAAGAATTTGACGCGCTGAAAGCGCTCAATATTACACTGAGAGACGTTCCACAAACTCCCGGGTGTAAATGTGGTGAGGTGCTTAAAGGGAAAATGCAGCCAAACGAATGTCCATTATTCGCAAAGGCATGCACCCCTGCAAAACCGGTAGGCCCTTGCATGGTTTCCACAGAAGGCAGCTGTGCAGCTTACTTCAAATATCAGGTGACAGCATAA